A genome region from Proteus vulgaris includes the following:
- the cyoB gene encoding cytochrome o ubiquinol oxidase subunit I translates to MFGKLTLDAIPLHEPIIVVTLLGIVLGGLAVVGALTYFRKWKWLWTEWLTSVDHKKIGIMYIIVAMVMMFRGFADAIMMRSQQALASAGEAGFLPPHHYDQIFTAHGVIMIFFMATPFVVGLMNLVVPLQIGARDVAFPFLNSLSFWFFVVGVLLINISLGIGEFAQTGWLAYPPLSGLEYNPGVGVDYWIWSLQISGIGTLLTGVNFFATILRMRAPGMSMMKMPVFSWAALCTNVLIIAAFPILTVTITLLTLDRYLGTHFFTNDMGGNMMMYINLVWAWGHPEVYILVLPVFGVFSEVTATFSKKRLFGYTSLVGATVVITVLSFIVWLHHFFTMGSGANVNAFFGIATMIIAIPTGVKIFNWLFTMYQGRIEYKSPMLWTIGFLITFSVGGMTGVLLAVPGANFVLHNSLFLIAHFHNVIIGGVVFGCFAGMTYWFPKAFGFTLNEKWGIRAFWFWFIGFFMAFMPLYILGFMGMTRRISQNINPEFHPMLMVAAGGAALIAIGIACQVIQIYVSIRDRDQNRDLTGDPWGGRTLEWSISSPAPFYNFAVEPNVQTRDEWWDQKEKGTAYQRPTKYEPIHMPKNTGAGVIISAFSLVLGFAMIWHIWWLAIVGFAGMIVTWIVKSFDTDVDYYVQVPEIEALENKHYEELKKAGVK, encoded by the coding sequence ATGTTCGGAAAATTAACTCTTGATGCAATCCCGCTACATGAACCCATTATCGTAGTAACTTTACTCGGTATTGTGCTTGGTGGGCTTGCTGTTGTTGGCGCACTAACTTATTTTCGTAAATGGAAATGGTTATGGACCGAATGGTTAACCAGCGTTGACCATAAAAAAATTGGTATTATGTATATCATCGTTGCAATGGTCATGATGTTCCGTGGCTTTGCCGATGCGATTATGATGAGAAGCCAACAAGCGCTCGCCTCTGCTGGCGAAGCGGGTTTCTTACCACCTCATCACTATGATCAGATTTTTACCGCACACGGTGTAATCATGATTTTCTTCATGGCAACACCTTTCGTTGTAGGTCTGATGAACCTTGTTGTACCTTTACAAATTGGTGCTCGTGATGTTGCCTTCCCATTCCTAAACTCATTGAGTTTCTGGTTCTTTGTTGTAGGTGTGTTATTAATCAACATCTCTTTAGGTATTGGTGAGTTTGCTCAAACAGGTTGGTTAGCTTATCCACCGCTATCAGGCTTGGAGTATAACCCTGGAGTCGGGGTCGATTATTGGATATGGAGTTTACAAATATCTGGTATTGGTACGCTTCTAACTGGGGTTAACTTCTTCGCGACGATCCTGCGTATGCGTGCGCCGGGTATGAGCATGATGAAAATGCCAGTATTCTCTTGGGCTGCTTTATGTACTAACGTCCTAATTATTGCTGCATTCCCAATTTTAACAGTCACTATTACGCTGTTAACATTAGACCGCTATCTTGGTACACACTTCTTTACCAATGATATGGGCGGTAACATGATGATGTACATCAACCTTGTATGGGCTTGGGGTCATCCAGAAGTTTATATCCTTGTTCTGCCCGTATTTGGTGTGTTCTCTGAAGTTACAGCAACATTCTCTAAAAAACGGTTATTCGGTTATACCTCTTTAGTCGGTGCAACTGTCGTTATTACCGTGTTGTCATTTATCGTTTGGTTACACCACTTCTTTACCATGGGCTCTGGCGCCAACGTCAATGCCTTCTTCGGTATCGCCACAATGATCATCGCTATACCAACAGGGGTTAAAATCTTTAACTGGCTGTTTACGATGTATCAAGGTCGTATCGAATATAAAAGCCCAATGCTGTGGACTATCGGTTTCCTTATCACCTTCTCTGTTGGGGGGATGACTGGGGTTCTGTTAGCCGTTCCAGGTGCAAACTTTGTTTTACATAACAGCTTATTCTTAATTGCTCACTTCCATAACGTTATCATTGGTGGTGTGGTATTTGGCTGTTTCGCAGGTATGACCTACTGGTTCCCTAAAGCATTCGGTTTCACACTGAATGAAAAATGGGGTATCCGTGCATTCTGGTTCTGGTTTATCGGCTTCTTTATGGCCTTTATGCCACTGTATATTCTTGGCTTTATGGGAATGACTCGTCGTATCAGCCAAAATATCAACCCAGAATTCCATCCAATGTTAATGGTTGCTGCGGGTGGTGCGGCTCTGATTGCTATCGGTATCGCTTGTCAAGTTATCCAGATCTACGTAAGTATCCGTGACCGTGATCAAAACCGTGACTTAACGGGAGATCCATGGGGTGGTCGTACGCTGGAATGGTCAATTTCTTCACCTGCGCCTTTCTATAACTTTGCGGTTGAACCTAATGTTCAAACTCGTGATGAGTGGTGGGATCAGAAAGAAAAAGGCACAGCTTATCAGCGTCCAACCAAGTATGAACCCATCCATATGCCTAAAAATACAGGCGCTGGTGTGATTATTTCAGCATTCAGCTTAGTACTTGGCTTTGCCATGATCTGGCATATCTGGTGGTTAGCTATCGTTGGTTTCGCTGGCATGATTGTCACTTGGATCGTGAAAAGCTTTGATACAGATGTGGATTACTATGTCCAAGTACCTGAAATTGAAGCTCTCGAGAATAAGCATTATGAAGAACTGAAAAAAGCAGGTGTGAAATAA
- the cyoA gene encoding cytochrome o ubiquinol oxidase subunit II, with protein sequence MRLMKYIKSIGTLSLLAAALLLSGCDMALMNPKGAIGAEQKTLILIALGLMLIVVIPVILMVIVFAFRYRESNTKATYRPNWAHSNKIELVVWTVPIIIIVILASITWKTTHELDPYKPLESTEKPVTIEVVSMDWKWLFIYPEQGIATVNELAFPTNVPVNFKITSDSVMNSFFIPRLGGQIYAMAGMQTKLHLIANEPGEYQGMSASYSGHGFSDMKFTAIATPDRAGFDAWVEKVKQSPDTLNTTAAFNELAKPSQKNPVTYYSSVKPMLFQETISKFGHTGHGAHTSSNQTAHADATMNMNMSHAAHAGAEE encoded by the coding sequence ATGAGACTTATGAAATACATAAAAAGTATTGGGACACTCTCGCTATTAGCAGCAGCGCTTCTATTAAGTGGCTGTGATATGGCGTTAATGAATCCCAAAGGCGCTATCGGCGCTGAGCAAAAAACATTAATCCTCATTGCACTTGGTTTAATGTTAATTGTTGTGATACCGGTAATACTGATGGTGATTGTTTTCGCTTTTCGCTACCGTGAATCCAATACTAAAGCCACCTATCGCCCAAACTGGGCTCACTCAAATAAAATTGAACTCGTCGTTTGGACAGTGCCAATTATCATTATTGTGATTTTGGCGAGTATTACATGGAAAACTACCCATGAACTCGATCCTTACAAACCATTAGAGTCCACAGAAAAACCGGTCACCATTGAAGTTGTTTCAATGGATTGGAAATGGTTATTTATCTATCCAGAACAAGGTATAGCAACCGTTAATGAACTGGCTTTCCCGACTAATGTTCCTGTTAATTTCAAAATCACGTCTGACTCTGTCATGAACTCATTCTTTATCCCTCGCTTAGGTGGACAAATCTATGCGATGGCAGGAATGCAGACGAAGCTACACTTAATTGCTAATGAACCAGGTGAATATCAAGGTATGTCAGCAAGTTATAGTGGACACGGCTTCTCTGATATGAAATTTACAGCGATTGCGACACCTGATCGTGCCGGTTTCGATGCGTGGGTTGAAAAAGTCAAACAATCGCCAGATACGTTAAATACGACCGCTGCATTTAATGAACTTGCTAAACCAAGCCAGAAAAATCCAGTGACCTACTATTCAAGCGTGAAGCCAATGTTATTCCAAGAGACCATTTCTAAATTTGGTCACACTGGTCATGGCGCTCACACCAGTAGCAATCAGACAGCACATGCTGATGCAACAATGAATATGAACATGAGCCATGCGGCACATGCAGGAGCAGAGGAATAA
- a CDS encoding outer membrane protein OmpK gives MIKKTFLLTIASTLSLSAQASYLGGFANTSINYLDWTSHTTHKTGQSSHKDDFAYLELEGGANFSWGEFYGFFDLENPFNPRKTQPGDNQRYTVKATSRIYLGESHFNFYGHIYGTWSLPGKENKGNFHEVNTLYGLGYNTQIDNLWFKPFIALHYVDQTYYSGNNGYVVGWVAGYDFSISDQKFSISNWHEMEFNRHERYGNGGKNGFNGALAFWWHPTTSITTGIQYRYAYKKLGEDFLQDGIVYSLKYNF, from the coding sequence ATGATAAAAAAAACATTTCTATTAACCATCGCTAGTACACTTTCTTTATCCGCTCAAGCTAGCTATTTAGGTGGCTTCGCTAATACCAGCATCAATTATCTTGATTGGACTTCTCATACAACACATAAAACAGGGCAATCTTCTCATAAAGATGATTTTGCCTATTTAGAACTCGAAGGTGGTGCTAACTTTTCATGGGGTGAGTTTTATGGATTTTTTGATCTAGAAAACCCCTTTAATCCTCGCAAAACACAGCCAGGTGATAATCAACGTTATACCGTTAAAGCAACCAGCCGCATTTATTTGGGTGAAAGTCATTTTAATTTTTACGGGCATATTTATGGTACATGGTCACTTCCGGGCAAAGAAAACAAGGGTAACTTCCATGAAGTGAATACGCTTTACGGTTTAGGCTATAACACACAAATTGATAATTTATGGTTTAAACCCTTTATCGCACTTCACTATGTCGATCAAACTTACTATTCAGGAAATAATGGCTATGTCGTTGGTTGGGTCGCTGGATATGATTTTTCTATTAGTGATCAAAAATTTAGTATTAGCAATTGGCATGAAATGGAATTTAATCGTCATGAGCGTTATGGCAATGGAGGAAAAAATGGGTTTAATGGTGCTTTAGCTTTTTGGTGGCATCCAACGACCTCGATTACCACCGGTATTCAATATCGTTATGCTTATAAAAAATTAGGCGAAGATTTTCTGCAAGACGGCATTGTATACAGCCTAAAATATAATTTTTGA
- the dbpA gene encoding ATP-dependent RNA helicase DbpA, giving the protein MTSFAELNALPAEQLANLNELGYLTMTPVQEAALPAILEGKDVRAQAKTGSGKTAAFGLGLLQHIDAKKFNTQSLILCPTRELADQVANELRRLARYLPNIKVLTLCGGVPFSIQRDSLIHAAHIIVATPGRLLDHLKKETVTLDDVKTLVLDEADRMLDMGFFDDINDIISRMPTARQTLLFSATWPNEIATISRKIQQNPVTIEINSVDELPAVEQQFYEISRHGKIGLLQKLLSREQPASCVVFCNTKRDCQDVYETLTESHQSVLALHGDMEQRERDQTLIRFANGSCRVLVATDVAARGLDIKALEMVINYELSWDPEVHVHRIGRTARAGESGLAISFCAPEEIQRANALEEMLHLKINWLPVPTGLQIMPLEATMATLCIDGGKKAKMRPGDILGALTGDMGFNGADIGKIIINPTHAYVAVKQSIAKQVLKQLQQGKIKGKTVKVRLFR; this is encoded by the coding sequence GTGACCTCATTTGCTGAACTTAACGCACTTCCTGCAGAACAACTCGCTAACCTTAATGAATTGGGTTATCTCACTATGACCCCAGTTCAAGAAGCTGCTTTGCCCGCTATTCTTGAAGGAAAAGACGTTCGCGCTCAGGCAAAAACAGGCAGCGGTAAAACGGCTGCTTTTGGTTTGGGACTTTTGCAACACATTGATGCAAAAAAGTTTAATACTCAATCACTTATTTTATGCCCAACGCGAGAACTTGCTGATCAAGTTGCAAATGAATTACGTCGTCTTGCTCGTTATCTTCCAAACATCAAAGTATTAACGCTGTGTGGTGGTGTTCCATTTAGTATCCAGCGTGATTCATTAATACATGCTGCACATATTATTGTGGCAACACCTGGCAGATTGCTTGATCACCTAAAAAAAGAGACGGTCACTTTAGATGATGTGAAAACATTGGTATTGGATGAAGCTGATAGAATGTTGGATATGGGATTTTTTGATGATATCAACGATATTATTTCTCGTATGCCTACGGCACGCCAAACGTTGCTTTTTTCTGCAACTTGGCCCAATGAGATCGCAACAATTAGCCGTAAGATCCAGCAAAATCCAGTAACTATTGAAATCAATTCTGTTGATGAACTTCCTGCTGTTGAACAGCAGTTTTATGAAATATCTCGTCATGGAAAAATTGGATTGTTGCAAAAGCTGTTAAGCCGTGAGCAACCTGCTTCTTGTGTTGTATTTTGTAATACGAAGCGAGATTGCCAAGATGTGTATGAAACACTGACAGAAAGTCATCAAAGTGTGCTCGCTCTACATGGTGATATGGAACAAAGAGAGCGTGACCAAACGCTTATTCGCTTTGCTAATGGAAGTTGTCGTGTATTAGTCGCAACAGATGTTGCGGCTCGTGGACTTGATATTAAAGCGTTAGAGATGGTGATTAACTACGAGTTGTCGTGGGATCCTGAAGTACATGTTCATCGAATTGGTCGCACAGCCAGAGCGGGTGAAAGTGGATTGGCAATTAGTTTTTGCGCGCCAGAAGAAATTCAGCGTGCTAATGCTTTAGAAGAGATGCTTCACTTAAAGATAAATTGGTTGCCAGTACCTACTGGGCTACAAATTATGCCTCTTGAAGCAACGATGGCAACATTATGTATTGATGGTGGTAAAAAAGCCAAAATGCGTCCAGGTGATATTTTAGGCGCATTAACTGGTGATATGGGGTTCAATGGTGCCGATATTGGTAAAATTATCATTAACCCAACACATGCTTATGTTGCTGTAAAACAATCTATTGCAAAACAGGTCTTGAAACAGCTGCAACAAGGTAAAATAAAAGGTAAAACCGTAAAAGTGAGATTGTTTAGATAA
- the ampG gene encoding muropeptide MFS transporter AmpG, whose protein sequence is MVQPAFKQTTWYKSFILLLLGFTSGLPLALTAGTLQAWMTVEDIDLKTIGFFSLVGQAYVFKFLWSPFMDRYTPSFLGRRRGWMLLTQIGLVLGIAGMGFLNPNDHLWWLASLAVIVAFCSASQDIVFDAYKTDILKADERGTGAAVSVLGYRIAMLVSGGMALWLADKYIGWQNMYWLMAALMGIGIIATLLAQEPETTVKPPRTLYEAVIEPLYEFFSRNNAWLILLLIVLYKMGDAFALSLSTTFLIRGAGFDAGEVGLVNKTLGLAATIIGALLGGLLMRRWSLFKALMIFGILQGGSNIGYWYLAVSEQSIYSMGAVVAFENICGGMGTAAFVALLMTLCHLSFSATQFALLSALSAIGRVYVGPVAGWYVESHGWEAFYLFSIAASVPGLILLLISKNTLIYTQKTGEFLRRTLFIKQYRFAIYGLMLTVLFFICSLILVVINSLPTLEMFQSVNYIQSIDTDRLSSWASTLFLYGVIVGAVSLVFGTILDYLALKKTTY, encoded by the coding sequence ATGGTTCAGCCCGCCTTCAAACAAACCACTTGGTATAAATCATTTATTCTTCTATTACTTGGCTTTACTTCTGGATTACCGCTGGCGTTAACAGCAGGCACATTACAAGCTTGGATGACAGTAGAAGATATCGATTTAAAAACCATTGGTTTTTTCTCATTGGTGGGACAAGCCTATGTTTTTAAATTCCTCTGGTCACCATTTATGGATCGCTATACCCCTTCTTTTCTTGGTCGTCGCCGAGGATGGATGTTGCTTACTCAAATAGGATTAGTGCTTGGTATTGCAGGAATGGGATTTTTAAATCCTAATGATCATTTATGGTGGCTTGCCTCTTTAGCTGTCATTGTTGCCTTTTGCTCTGCTTCACAAGACATTGTTTTTGACGCCTATAAAACAGATATATTAAAAGCTGATGAGCGTGGTACAGGAGCTGCTGTTTCTGTATTAGGCTATCGCATAGCCATGCTTGTTTCTGGAGGTATGGCGCTTTGGTTAGCGGATAAATATATTGGCTGGCAAAATATGTATTGGTTAATGGCAGCCTTAATGGGAATTGGTATTATTGCGACACTACTTGCCCAAGAGCCAGAAACAACTGTAAAACCGCCACGAACACTCTATGAAGCTGTTATTGAACCTTTATATGAATTCTTCTCTCGTAATAATGCTTGGCTAATTTTACTGCTTATTGTGCTGTATAAAATGGGCGATGCCTTTGCCCTAAGTTTAAGTACCACTTTTCTTATACGCGGTGCTGGATTTGATGCAGGTGAAGTTGGATTAGTGAATAAAACACTTGGACTTGCAGCCACTATTATCGGGGCATTATTAGGTGGTTTATTAATGCGACGTTGGAGTTTATTTAAGGCGCTGATGATTTTTGGTATTTTGCAAGGTGGTTCAAATATCGGTTATTGGTATTTAGCGGTTTCTGAGCAAAGTATTTATAGCATGGGAGCAGTAGTTGCATTTGAAAATATCTGTGGCGGAATGGGAACCGCCGCATTCGTTGCCCTTCTGATGACACTTTGTCATCTCTCCTTTTCAGCAACACAATTTGCGTTGCTCTCGGCTCTTTCTGCGATTGGTCGTGTTTATGTTGGACCCGTTGCTGGCTGGTATGTTGAAAGCCATGGTTGGGAAGCATTTTACCTTTTTTCTATTGCGGCTTCTGTACCCGGTCTTATCTTACTGTTGATTTCGAAAAATACACTTATATACACACAAAAAACAGGTGAATTTCTTAGAAGAACGTTATTTATTAAACAGTACCGCTTTGCTATTTATGGCTTGATGCTGACGGTTCTTTTCTTTATTTGCAGTTTAATTCTTGTGGTAATAAATTCACTACCTACTTTAGAGATGTTCCAGTCTGTGAATTATATTCAATCAATAGATACTGATAGATTAAGTTCTTGGGCGTCAACACTCTTTTTATACGGTGTCATTGTTGGTGCGGTAAGCCTTGTATTTGGCACAATACTCGATTATTTAGCCCTTAAGAAAACAACATATTAA
- a CDS encoding YajG family lipoprotein — translation MIKNLLCAVFALTLLSGCATPSNKLSIEPVMSVPAADPTMRPISLNISSQDKRASKNLAEINRNGKLEVLVPTRDIAFLMQEVLQKQMVARGFMIGSPASADVIIVINKLNADVGEGSVRHNISAKADISVIVTLPNGSSNTKTFRTSYNVQGPFGATNEKIAAAINNVLSELVGDMAKDASVSQFIKSNAR, via the coding sequence ATGATTAAAAATTTACTCTGTGCTGTTTTTGCATTAACACTCCTTTCAGGTTGTGCAACCCCTAGTAACAAACTGTCTATTGAGCCTGTGATGTCAGTCCCTGCGGCCGATCCAACAATGCGCCCTATTTCGCTGAATATTTCAAGCCAAGACAAACGTGCATCTAAAAACCTAGCGGAAATCAACCGCAACGGTAAATTAGAAGTCCTTGTCCCAACTCGTGATATTGCATTTTTAATGCAAGAAGTTTTACAAAAACAAATGGTCGCTCGTGGTTTTATGATAGGTTCCCCTGCTTCTGCGGATGTGATTATTGTTATCAATAAACTCAATGCAGACGTAGGTGAAGGAAGTGTTCGTCATAATATCAGTGCAAAAGCGGACATTTCCGTTATCGTCACCTTGCCAAATGGCAGTTCTAATACCAAAACATTCCGTACTAGCTACAATGTTCAAGGTCCATTTGGTGCAACTAATGAGAAAATTGCCGCTGCGATTAACAATGTCTTAAGTGAACTTGTTGGCGATATGGCAAAAGACGCTTCAGTCAGTCAATTTATCAAATCTAACGCTCGTTAA
- the bolA gene encoding transcriptional regulator BolA, protein MIRDDIENKLISRFSPHFLQVINESHRHNVPEGSESHFKVIIVSDDFNEKRRVSRHRDVYQTLAHEMENGVHALALHTFTLSEWNEQQDKALRSPGCRGGSQED, encoded by the coding sequence ATGATCCGTGATGATATTGAGAATAAGCTGATTTCACGCTTTTCACCGCATTTTTTACAAGTAATAAACGAAAGCCATCGTCATAATGTGCCCGAAGGCTCTGAAAGCCACTTTAAAGTCATTATCGTGAGTGATGATTTTAATGAGAAACGTCGTGTTTCGCGCCATCGTGATGTGTATCAAACATTAGCTCATGAAATGGAAAATGGTGTTCATGCATTAGCATTACACACCTTTACTTTGAGTGAATGGAATGAACAGCAGGATAAAGCGTTACGCTCTCCTGGGTGTCGTGGCGGAAGCCAAGAAGATTAA